The following proteins are co-located in the Streptococcus downei MFe28 genome:
- the dapB gene encoding 4-hydroxy-tetrahydrodipicolinate reductase yields MSIKVIVAGFKGRMGSTAVDMVKGDAELELAGLLDPFATEKDLDGVPVFNKKEDLLGLDAQVWVDFTMPKVAYENTRFALENGFAPVVGTTGFTPEQITELTELSRQKKIGGLIAPNFAIGAILLMEFAAKAAKYFPDLEIIELHHDKKKDAPSGTAIKTAELIQKVRATKKQGAPDEEETLAGARGADFDGFRIHSVRLPGLVAHQEVIFGAEGQGLTLRHDSYDRVSFMSGVNLGIKEVVKREELVYGLEELL; encoded by the coding sequence ATGAGTATTAAAGTAATTGTTGCAGGATTTAAGGGTCGGATGGGCTCAACAGCTGTCGATATGGTCAAGGGAGATGCGGAATTAGAATTGGCAGGTCTCCTAGACCCCTTTGCTACTGAAAAAGACCTTGACGGTGTGCCAGTCTTCAACAAGAAGGAAGACCTCCTTGGACTTGATGCCCAGGTCTGGGTTGACTTTACCATGCCCAAGGTGGCCTATGAAAATACTCGTTTTGCTCTAGAGAATGGCTTTGCGCCTGTTGTCGGAACAACTGGTTTTACGCCCGAACAAATCACAGAATTGACCGAGCTTTCCCGCCAGAAAAAAATTGGTGGTCTGATTGCTCCAAACTTTGCTATCGGAGCTATCCTCCTTATGGAATTTGCGGCCAAGGCTGCTAAGTATTTCCCAGATTTGGAAATCATTGAACTCCATCACGATAAGAAGAAGGATGCGCCAAGCGGAACAGCTATTAAGACAGCTGAGTTGATTCAAAAAGTGCGTGCTACCAAAAAACAAGGGGCTCCTGATGAAGAGGAAACACTTGCCGGTGCTCGTGGTGCTGACTTTGATGGTTTTCGTATCCACTCTGTTCGTCTGCCAGGTCTGGTTGCCCACCAAGAGGTCATTTTCGGGGCTGAAGGCCAGGGCTTGACCCTTCGTCATGATTCCTATGACCGTGTCTCCTTTATGAGTGGGGTTAATCTAGGGATTAAAGAAGTCGTCAAGCGAGAGGAACTCGTTTATGGGTTGGAAGAATTGCTATGA
- the hemH gene encoding ferrochelatase yields the protein MSSGKIGVLLLNLGTPDAPTPKAIRAFLRPFLSDHRVIDLNPWVWLTALNAFILPRRPHKIRHLYENIWTKDGSPLRVISQKQEEALQAYLDKDGLDTLVKVAMVYGKPNMSQALDQMMAAHISKLIILPLFPQYSSTTTATGLDAFARYIYHKKGLPPFQLIHNYHDDLAYIQALADSIILQEGEKLVFSFHGIPARYAKEGDYYPEQCQRTASLVAQKLGLAKEDWYLAYQSRFGREVWLKPYTDELVSSLPKEGVKKLAVICPGFAADCLETLEEIEITNKKNFLENGGQSYRYIPALNDRPDHIALLADLVKERL from the coding sequence ATGTCTAGTGGAAAAATAGGAGTCTTATTGCTGAATTTGGGGACACCGGATGCACCTACCCCAAAAGCTATCCGAGCTTTCTTGCGTCCCTTCTTATCTGATCATCGGGTTATTGATTTGAATCCTTGGGTCTGGTTGACAGCCCTTAATGCCTTTATCTTGCCCAGACGGCCTCATAAAATTCGCCACCTCTACGAAAATATTTGGACCAAGGACGGCTCGCCCCTGCGGGTCATTTCCCAAAAGCAGGAGGAAGCTCTTCAAGCTTATCTGGATAAGGATGGGCTCGATACCCTAGTCAAGGTGGCCATGGTTTATGGCAAGCCTAATATGTCTCAGGCCCTAGACCAGATGATGGCGGCTCATATCAGCAAACTTATTATTTTACCCCTCTTTCCCCAGTATAGTTCGACGACAACGGCAACTGGCCTTGATGCTTTCGCCCGCTATATCTATCACAAGAAGGGTCTACCTCCTTTCCAACTCATTCATAATTATCATGATGATCTGGCCTATATTCAGGCCTTGGCCGATAGCATCATCCTTCAAGAGGGGGAGAAACTGGTCTTTTCCTTCCATGGTATTCCAGCCCGTTATGCTAAAGAAGGCGATTATTATCCTGAACAATGTCAAAGGACAGCTAGCTTGGTTGCGCAAAAGCTGGGCCTAGCAAAAGAGGACTGGTATCTGGCCTATCAGTCTCGCTTTGGTCGGGAGGTCTGGCTAAAGCCTTACACCGATGAATTGGTGAGCTCTTTACCTAAGGAGGGAGTTAAGAAGCTAGCCGTCATCTGTCCTGGCTTTGCGGCAGACTGCCTGGAAACCCTTGAAGAAATAGAAATCACCAATAAGAAGAATTTCTTAGAAAATGGCGGCCAAAGTTACCGCTATATCCCAGCGCTCAATGACAGGCCAGACCACATAGCCCTATTAGCCGACTTGGTCAAAGAAAGATTATAA
- a CDS encoding histidine phosphatase family protein, producing MKTLYLMRHGQTRFNVQKRIQGASDSPLTELGIEQARKARQFFADQKISFDAVYASTQERAGDTAQIVSGRSDIIRLKGLKEMDFGSYEAQPEYLNPPLHKDGTGYRDAFVFFGGEDTMAVRRRMVETVTNLMEGLEEGSQVLAVSHGAAIAQFFRGALEEAPDVRGMSNCAILKFTYDQGQFDMHYIYNPTQNEYIYRK from the coding sequence ATGAAGACGCTCTATCTCATGCGTCACGGTCAAACCCGTTTTAATGTCCAAAAACGGATTCAAGGGGCGTCGGATTCACCCTTGACCGAGCTGGGCATTGAGCAAGCTAGAAAAGCTAGACAATTTTTTGCAGACCAAAAGATTAGCTTTGATGCGGTCTATGCCTCAACTCAGGAAAGGGCCGGTGATACCGCCCAAATTGTCAGTGGCAGAAGTGACATCATTCGGCTCAAAGGACTCAAGGAGATGGATTTTGGCTCCTATGAGGCCCAACCTGAATACCTCAATCCGCCTCTACACAAGGATGGAACCGGCTACCGGGATGCCTTCGTCTTCTTCGGTGGTGAGGATACCATGGCAGTTCGTCGGCGGATGGTTGAAACGGTGACCAATCTGATGGAAGGCTTGGAAGAAGGGAGCCAGGTTCTGGCGGTCAGCCATGGGGCAGCTATTGCCCAATTTTTCCGAGGAGCCTTAGAAGAGGCCCCCGATGTGCGTGGGATGAGCAACTGCGCCATCCTCAAATTTACCTATGACCAGGGCCAATTTGACATGCACTATATTTATAATCCAACCCAAAATGAATATATTTATCGAAAATAG
- a CDS encoding histidine phosphatase family protein: protein MKKFYLLRHCQTLFNRQGRIQGCSDSPLTQKGIQQAKESRDWFKIKGVDRQAIYASTQERASDTARLVAEHNVIKPIKGIKEMNFGIFEAQPEKILPKFRLGARSFEDLLVPYGGEDILEVGKRVHRAILTVAEEDPAQDIIMVNHGAALWGLIQYLDIAFPEGLGFGNCNICHYDYENGSLILKRVIDPLK, encoded by the coding sequence ATGAAGAAGTTTTACCTTTTGAGGCACTGCCAAACCCTCTTTAATCGTCAGGGCCGAATCCAAGGCTGTAGTGATTCTCCTTTGACGCAAAAAGGAATCCAACAGGCCAAGGAATCTAGAGATTGGTTTAAGATTAAGGGCGTGGACCGCCAGGCTATCTACGCCTCAACCCAGGAAAGGGCAAGCGATACGGCACGTCTAGTTGCTGAACATAATGTGATTAAGCCAATCAAGGGGATCAAGGAGATGAATTTTGGGATTTTTGAGGCCCAACCCGAAAAAATCCTGCCCAAGTTTCGTCTAGGTGCTCGTTCTTTTGAGGATTTGCTGGTACCTTACGGGGGCGAAGATATTCTTGAGGTCGGTAAGCGGGTCCATCGGGCTATTCTGACGGTAGCGGAGGAAGATCCTGCCCAAGACATCATCATGGTTAACCACGGAGCCGCCCTCTGGGGTCTGATTCAGTATTTGGATATCGCCTTCCCAGAAGGCCTGGGCTTTGGTAACTGCAATATCTGTCATTACGACTATGAAAACGGTAGTCTCATACTAAAAAGGGTCATTGACCCCCTCAAGTAG
- a CDS encoding VOC family protein — protein sequence MKIEHLAIYVNDLEGAKEFFQSYFQASANQLYHNQKTGFKSYFLSFEDGARLEIMTKPDTVDLEKETNRTGLAHFAMSLGSKEAVDALTKRLDADGYKCINGPRITGDGYYESVVLGFENNTIELTV from the coding sequence ATGAAAATCGAGCACCTAGCCATTTATGTTAACGATCTCGAAGGAGCTAAGGAATTTTTTCAAAGCTATTTTCAAGCTTCGGCCAACCAACTCTACCATAACCAAAAGACAGGTTTTAAATCCTATTTCTTGAGTTTTGAAGATGGTGCCAGACTGGAAATTATGACCAAACCTGATACCGTGGATCTGGAAAAGGAGACTAATCGGACAGGCCTGGCTCATTTTGCCATGAGTTTGGGAAGCAAGGAAGCAGTTGATGCTCTGACCAAGCGTCTGGATGCTGACGGTTATAAGTGCATCAATGGTCCAAGGATCACCGGTGATGGCTATTATGAATCTGTCGTTCTGGGCTTTGAAAATAATACCATCGAATTGACGGTCTAA
- a CDS encoding CCA tRNA nucleotidyltransferase, whose amino-acid sequence MRLKELPSEFQEALPVLEKIKAAGFEAYFVGGSVRDALLNRPIHDVDIATSSYPQETKAIFERTVDIGIEHGTVLVLENGREYEVTTFRTEDVYVDFRRPKSVSFVRSLEEDLKRRDFTVNAFALAKDAQVIDLFDGLKDLEAQVLRAVGKAQERFSEDALRIMRGLRFAASLDFAIEDQTFVAMKTYAPLLEKISVERSFIEFDKLLTAPHWKKGLEALIEIQAYDYLPDLSKTEVGLRSLLTDFKDDFLFKTSEQAWAALCLSLNIKDCRSFLKKWKTSSHFQKTVSDLVAIYRLRMNQGHDKQSIYRYGKELAHLAENLRQGQGKAVDFDRIDHLDASLLIHHKKDIVVNGGILISQLGLKPGPALGEILDQIETAIVEGDLANEKEAILAFVRDKVM is encoded by the coding sequence ATGAGATTGAAAGAGTTGCCTTCTGAGTTTCAGGAGGCTTTGCCAGTCTTAGAGAAGATAAAGGCCGCTGGTTTTGAGGCCTATTTTGTTGGTGGCTCGGTCAGGGATGCCCTCCTAAATCGTCCCATCCATGATGTGGATATCGCGACCAGCTCCTATCCTCAAGAGACCAAGGCTATTTTTGAGCGAACGGTGGATATCGGCATTGAACATGGCACCGTTCTCGTCTTGGAAAATGGTAGGGAATACGAAGTGACCACCTTTCGGACCGAGGATGTCTATGTTGATTTCCGTAGACCCAAGAGTGTTTCCTTTGTTCGCTCCCTGGAAGAAGACCTCAAACGTCGGGATTTCACGGTCAATGCCTTTGCTCTAGCTAAGGATGCCCAGGTGATCGATCTTTTTGATGGCCTAAAAGATTTGGAGGCTCAGGTTCTTCGGGCGGTCGGAAAGGCCCAGGAACGCTTTAGTGAAGATGCCTTGCGAATTATGCGGGGCCTGCGTTTTGCGGCTAGTCTGGATTTTGCCATTGAAGACCAGACTTTTGTTGCCATGAAGACCTATGCCCCGCTCTTGGAAAAGATTTCCGTTGAGCGCTCTTTTATTGAATTTGACAAGCTTCTCACAGCGCCTCATTGGAAAAAAGGACTAGAGGCTCTGATTGAGATTCAAGCCTACGACTATCTTCCTGATTTATCTAAGACAGAAGTGGGACTAAGGAGTCTCTTGACTGACTTTAAGGATGATTTTCTCTTTAAAACAAGTGAGCAGGCCTGGGCAGCCCTCTGTCTATCCCTCAATATTAAGGATTGCAGGTCCTTCCTCAAGAAGTGGAAGACCTCCAGTCACTTCCAAAAGACAGTCAGTGACCTAGTTGCCATCTATAGGCTACGCATGAATCAAGGCCACGACAAGCAGAGTATATACCGCTATGGTAAAGAACTAGCTCATCTGGCAGAAAATCTGCGGCAGGGCCAAGGCAAGGCCGTTGACTTTGACAGGATTGACCACTTGGATGCTAGTCTCTTGATTCATCATAAAAAGGACATTGTCGTAAATGGTGGCATCCTCATCAGCCAGTTGGGTCTAAAACCAGGACCAGCCTTAGGAGAGATATTAGACCAGATTGAAACCGCCATCGTTGAGGGCGACTTGGCCAATGAGAAAGAAGCAATTCTGGCCTTTGTCAGAGATAAGGTCATGTAA
- a CDS encoding 6-phospho-beta-glucosidase — MTKLPAFPDGFLWGGATAANQCEGAYNVDGRGLANVDVVPVGPDRFPIIAGQRKMFDFEDGYFYPAKESIDFYHHYKEDIALFAEMGFKTYRMSIAWSRIFPKGDEAEPNEKGLTFYEDVFKECHKYGIEPLVTITHFDCPMYLIEHYGGWRNRKLIDFYGNLCQVIFNRYKGLVKYWLTFNEINMILHAPFMGAGICFEEGENQEEVKYQAVHHELVASALATKIAHQVDPENKVGCMLAAGQYYPNTPNPADYWQAMQDDREAYSLIDVQARGYYPNYVLKKFQRDKLDIKMTEEDLELLKDHTVDFISFSYYSSRVASADPSLTDTTSGNIFASLKNPYLKASEWGWQIDPLGLRITLNTIWDRYQKPLFIVENGLGAVDEPDQDGYVADDYRIDYLREHIKTMNAAINEDGVELWGYTTWGCIDLVSAGTGEMKKRYGFIYVDRDNQGNGTLKRSKKKSFDWYKQVIASNGTDVD, encoded by the coding sequence ATGACAAAATTACCAGCATTTCCAGATGGTTTTCTCTGGGGCGGGGCGACCGCTGCCAACCAATGTGAAGGGGCCTACAATGTTGATGGACGTGGCCTAGCTAATGTTGACGTGGTGCCAGTCGGTCCTGACCGTTTTCCAATCATCGCCGGCCAACGCAAGATGTTTGATTTTGAGGACGGTTATTTCTATCCAGCCAAGGAATCCATTGATTTTTACCACCACTACAAGGAGGACATTGCCCTCTTTGCGGAAATGGGCTTCAAGACCTACCGTATGTCCATTGCCTGGTCGCGGATTTTTCCTAAGGGTGATGAAGCAGAACCCAATGAAAAGGGTCTGACCTTTTACGAGGATGTTTTCAAGGAATGTCATAAGTACGGCATCGAACCTCTGGTAACCATCACCCACTTTGATTGTCCTATGTACTTGATTGAGCACTACGGTGGTTGGCGCAATCGCAAGCTGATTGATTTTTATGGCAATCTCTGTCAGGTTATCTTCAATCGCTACAAGGGTCTAGTCAAATACTGGTTGACCTTCAATGAAATCAATATGATTCTCCACGCCCCATTTATGGGAGCGGGTATCTGCTTTGAAGAAGGCGAAAACCAAGAAGAAGTCAAGTATCAGGCCGTTCATCACGAGTTGGTAGCCTCAGCCTTGGCAACCAAGATTGCCCACCAAGTTGACCCTGAAAATAAGGTCGGTTGTATGTTGGCGGCAGGTCAATACTATCCTAATACGCCTAATCCAGCTGATTACTGGCAGGCTATGCAGGATGACCGAGAAGCTTATTCGCTTATTGATGTTCAAGCCCGTGGTTACTATCCAAACTATGTACTTAAGAAATTCCAAAGGGATAAGCTGGACATTAAGATGACTGAGGAAGATTTGGAACTCTTGAAAGATCACACGGTCGATTTCATTTCCTTCTCTTATTATTCTAGCCGAGTGGCTTCAGCTGACCCAAGTTTGACCGACACGACCTCTGGCAATATCTTTGCCTCTCTTAAGAATCCTTATCTCAAGGCTTCCGAATGGGGTTGGCAAATTGACCCATTGGGTCTGCGCATTACCCTCAATACTATCTGGGATCGTTATCAAAAACCTCTTTTTATTGTGGAAAATGGTCTGGGGGCAGTTGACGAGCCTGACCAAGATGGCTATGTTGCCGATGATTATCGGATTGACTATCTGCGCGAACACATCAAGACCATGAATGCGGCTATCAATGAAGATGGTGTTGAGCTTTGGGGTTACACCACCTGGGGCTGTATCGACCTCGTTTCAGCTGGAACAGGTGAGATGAAGAAGCGCTACGGCTTCATCTATGTCGACCGCGACAACCAAGGAAATGGCACCCTCAAGCGCTCCAAGAAAAAATCTTTTGACTGGTATAAGCAGGTCATCGCTTCTAATGGGACGGATGTTGACTAG
- a CDS encoding DegV family protein → MKLAVITDSSVYLPQSYHGHPDLYVLDIPIMISGETYVEGKNLTIEEFYPKMAQASTLPKTSQPSIADLDDTLTNLEKGGYTHVLGIFLSSGISGFWQNIQYLIEEHSQLTLAFPDSKITSSPMGYMVTRVLDSAQAGQSFDQILSQVEAMIAGTEAYIMVDDLNHLVKGGRLSNSAALLGNLLNIKPIMYFNDGVIEVFEKVRTEKKALKRLIGILDQRASQGSYKTWIIEANAQTKAERFRQELLASGFEGDLDIVPFCGVISTHLGEGAIAVGFTPKLDGK, encoded by the coding sequence ATGAAATTAGCTGTTATCACAGATTCTTCGGTCTATTTGCCCCAGTCTTATCATGGCCATCCCGACCTCTATGTGCTGGATATTCCCATTATGATTAGTGGGGAAACCTATGTGGAAGGTAAGAATCTGACCATTGAGGAGTTTTATCCTAAGATGGCTCAGGCTAGTACCTTACCCAAGACTAGTCAGCCCAGCATTGCTGATTTGGACGATACCCTAACCAATCTAGAAAAGGGTGGCTATACCCACGTCTTGGGAATTTTTCTCTCTAGTGGCATTTCAGGCTTTTGGCAAAATATCCAATATCTGATTGAAGAACACAGCCAGCTAACCCTGGCTTTTCCTGATAGTAAGATCACCTCTAGTCCTATGGGCTATATGGTGACAAGAGTTTTGGATAGTGCTCAGGCGGGTCAAAGTTTTGACCAGATACTGTCCCAGGTTGAGGCCATGATTGCAGGTACCGAAGCCTATATCATGGTGGACGACCTCAATCATCTGGTCAAGGGGGGTCGTCTCTCCAATAGCGCTGCCCTCTTGGGTAATCTCCTCAACATCAAGCCTATCATGTATTTCAATGATGGCGTGATTGAAGTTTTTGAGAAGGTGCGCACAGAAAAGAAGGCCCTCAAACGTCTGATTGGGATTTTAGATCAGAGAGCTAGTCAAGGCTCCTACAAGACCTGGATTATTGAAGCCAACGCCCAAACAAAGGCGGAGCGTTTCCGGCAGGAGCTCTTGGCTAGTGGATTTGAGGGGGATTTGGACATCGTTCCTTTCTGTGGTGTCATTTCGACCCACCTAGGTGAAGGCGCTATTGCCGTCGGTTTCACACCAAAGCTGGATGGCAAGTAG
- a CDS encoding DUF1149 family protein, with the protein MELTRDQVFVNQYHYDARNLEWEKQNGEPKTNVEVTFQLVSKDEAKNETHLVAVLQFQIVREEFVIAGVISQMVHVHNRLVNEPKEFSQEEVQSLAGPLLETLQRMTYEVSEIALDRPGITLEF; encoded by the coding sequence ATGGAATTAACACGTGATCAAGTATTCGTCAATCAATATCACTACGATGCCCGCAACCTAGAGTGGGAGAAGCAAAACGGTGAACCCAAGACCAATGTCGAAGTCACCTTCCAACTGGTCAGCAAGGATGAGGCTAAAAATGAAACGCATTTAGTCGCTGTCCTTCAGTTTCAAATTGTTCGTGAAGAATTTGTTATCGCAGGGGTTATCTCACAAATGGTCCATGTCCACAACCGCCTGGTCAATGAGCCTAAAGAATTTTCTCAAGAAGAAGTTCAAAGCTTAGCTGGACCACTCTTAGAGACTCTGCAAAGGATGACCTACGAAGTTTCAGAAATTGCCCTTGATCGTCCAGGTATCACTCTGGAATTCTAA
- the carB gene encoding carbamoyl-phosphate synthase large subunit has translation MPKRTDIKKIMVIGSGPIIIGQAAEFDYAGTQACLALREEGYEVVLVNSNPATIMTDKEIADKVYIEPITIEFVTRILRKERPDALLPTLGGQTGLNMAMELSKAGILDELGVELLGTKLSAIDQAEDRDLFKQLMEDLEQPIPESQIVNTVQEALNFAAEIGYPVIVRPAFTLGGTGGGMCANKEELQEIAENGLKLSPVTQCLIERSIAGFKEIEYEVMRDSADNALVVCNMENFDPVGIHTGDSIVFAPTQTLSDIENQMLRDASLKIIRALKIEGGCNVQLALDPHSFKYYVIEVNPRVSRSSALASKATGYPIAKLAAKIAVGLTLDEMINPVTGTTYAMFEPALDYVVAKIPRFPFDKFEHGERRLGTQMKATGEVMAIGRNIEESLLKACRSLEIGVHHNEMPELAEASDDQLFEKIVKAQDDRLFYISEAIRRGFTIDEIADLTKIDLFFLDKLLHIFEIEEALKDKVNDLEVLKEAKRFGFGDRKIAQVWGMTADQVRQIRLDNKIVPVYKMVDTCAAEFESATPYFYSTYAFENESIKSDKESVIVLGSGPIRIGQGVEFDYATVHSVKALQAAGYEAIIMNSNPETVSTDFSVSDKLYFEPLTFEDVMNVIDLEQPKGVIVQFGGQTAINLADPLSKAGVKILGTQVADLDRAEDRDLFEQALQDLDIPQPPGHTATNEEEAVASARQIGFPVLVRPSYVLGGRAMEIVENEADLRSYMRTAVKASPDHPVLVDSYLVGRECEVDAISDGKDVLIPGIMEHIERAGVHSGDSMAVYPPQTLSQEIIDTITDYTKRLAIGLKCYGMMNIQFVIHDDKVYVIEVNPRASRTVPFLSKVTDIPMAQVATKLILGQSLADLGYQDGLYPVSDRVHVKAPVFSFTKLAKVDSLLGPEMKSTGEVMGSDKTLEKALYKAFEASYLHLPTFGNVIFTIADDTKQEALELAKRFDAIGYGIYATAGTANYFKEQGLDSVLVNKLGEDDSNDIPALVRSGLVQAIVNTVGTKRTADEDGQTIRSSAIEAGIPLFTALDTADAMVRVLESRSFTTQAI, from the coding sequence ATGCCGAAACGTACTGATATTAAGAAAATTATGGTTATTGGGTCTGGTCCTATTATTATTGGCCAGGCTGCAGAGTTTGACTACGCTGGGACCCAGGCTTGTCTGGCCCTGCGTGAAGAAGGCTACGAAGTGGTCTTGGTCAATTCCAACCCTGCGACCATCATGACCGATAAAGAAATTGCGGACAAGGTCTATATTGAGCCTATCACCATTGAGTTTGTGACTCGGATTTTGCGTAAGGAAAGGCCAGATGCCCTCCTACCAACCCTCGGTGGTCAAACGGGGCTCAACATGGCCATGGAATTATCCAAGGCTGGTATTTTGGATGAGTTGGGGGTCGAATTGCTGGGGACCAAACTTTCAGCCATTGACCAGGCTGAAGACCGTGATCTTTTCAAACAACTGATGGAGGATTTGGAGCAACCGATTCCTGAATCTCAAATCGTTAATACCGTTCAAGAAGCCCTGAATTTTGCGGCTGAGATTGGTTATCCCGTTATCGTTCGCCCAGCCTTTACTTTGGGCGGTACCGGTGGCGGTATGTGTGCTAACAAAGAGGAGTTGCAAGAAATTGCTGAGAATGGCCTCAAGCTTTCGCCAGTTACCCAATGTTTGATTGAACGCTCCATCGCTGGTTTCAAGGAAATTGAATACGAGGTTATGCGCGATAGTGCTGACAATGCCCTGGTGGTCTGTAACATGGAAAACTTTGACCCTGTCGGCATTCACACAGGGGATTCCATTGTTTTTGCCCCAACGCAAACCTTGTCCGATATTGAAAATCAGATGCTACGGGATGCCAGCCTGAAAATTATTCGGGCCCTGAAAATCGAAGGGGGCTGTAATGTGCAGCTGGCCCTGGATCCTCACAGTTTTAAATACTATGTTATCGAAGTCAATCCTCGGGTTTCTCGTTCATCGGCTTTAGCCTCTAAGGCAACCGGTTATCCAATCGCCAAGTTGGCGGCTAAGATTGCAGTCGGCCTGACCCTGGACGAAATGATTAACCCAGTCACAGGCACAACCTATGCCATGTTTGAGCCTGCTCTGGACTATGTGGTTGCCAAGATTCCTCGTTTTCCTTTTGATAAATTTGAGCATGGGGAACGCCGTTTGGGAACCCAGATGAAGGCGACAGGGGAAGTTATGGCCATCGGTCGTAACATTGAAGAGAGTCTCCTAAAGGCCTGCCGCTCCTTAGAAATTGGTGTCCACCACAATGAAATGCCCGAACTAGCAGAAGCTAGCGACGACCAACTTTTTGAGAAGATTGTCAAGGCCCAGGATGACCGCCTCTTCTATATTTCTGAGGCTATCCGTCGTGGTTTCACTATTGACGAAATTGCTGACCTGACGAAGATTGACCTCTTCTTCCTAGATAAGCTACTTCATATCTTTGAAATTGAAGAAGCCCTCAAGGACAAGGTCAATGACCTAGAAGTCCTCAAGGAGGCTAAACGCTTTGGTTTTGGCGACCGCAAGATTGCCCAAGTTTGGGGCATGACGGCTGATCAGGTTCGGCAAATTCGTCTGGATAACAAAATCGTCCCTGTCTACAAGATGGTTGATACCTGTGCAGCTGAATTTGAGTCAGCGACCCCTTATTTCTATTCAACCTATGCCTTTGAAAATGAATCGATCAAGTCTGACAAGGAATCGGTTATCGTTCTCGGTTCGGGACCTATTCGCATTGGCCAAGGGGTAGAGTTTGACTATGCGACCGTGCACTCAGTCAAGGCGCTTCAAGCAGCGGGTTATGAAGCCATCATCATGAATTCCAACCCAGAGACCGTATCGACCGACTTCTCTGTCTCGGATAAACTCTATTTTGAACCTCTGACCTTTGAAGATGTCATGAATGTCATCGACCTGGAGCAACCTAAAGGAGTTATCGTCCAATTTGGTGGTCAAACCGCTATCAATCTAGCTGACCCTCTGTCAAAAGCTGGTGTTAAAATTCTGGGGACCCAAGTCGCCGACCTAGACCGAGCAGAAGACCGAGACCTCTTTGAGCAAGCCCTGCAGGACTTGGATATTCCTCAACCACCTGGCCACACAGCAACCAATGAAGAAGAAGCAGTAGCCTCAGCTAGACAAATTGGCTTCCCTGTCTTGGTTCGCCCTTCCTATGTCCTCGGTGGTCGGGCCATGGAAATCGTTGAAAATGAAGCTGACCTGCGTTCCTATATGCGGACAGCTGTTAAGGCCAGTCCTGACCACCCTGTCTTGGTTGACTCCTACTTGGTTGGTCGCGAATGTGAAGTCGATGCTATTTCCGATGGTAAGGATGTCCTAATTCCTGGAATTATGGAACATATCGAGCGGGCAGGGGTTCACTCCGGTGACTCTATGGCGGTCTACCCACCGCAAACCCTCTCGCAAGAGATTATTGATACCATTACGGATTACACCAAGCGACTGGCTATCGGTCTTAAGTGCTATGGTATGATGAATATCCAATTTGTCATCCACGATGACAAGGTTTATGTCATCGAAGTAAACCCTCGGGCTAGTCGGACCGTGCCTTTCTTATCCAAGGTGACGGACATTCCAATGGCTCAGGTAGCCACCAAACTCATTTTGGGACAAAGTCTGGCAGATTTGGGTTACCAAGATGGCCTTTATCCTGTAAGTGATCGCGTCCATGTCAAGGCGCCTGTCTTCTCCTTTACCAAATTAGCCAAGGTGGACAGCCTCCTAGGTCCTGAAATGAAATCGACAGGTGAAGTCATGGGCTCTGACAAGACCTTGGAAAAAGCTCTCTATAAGGCTTTTGAGGCAAGCTATCTCCACCTGCCAACCTTTGGTAATGTTATCTTTACCATTGCCGATGATACCAAGCAAGAAGCCTTAGAATTGGCCAAGCGCTTCGATGCTATCGGCTATGGTATCTATGCGACCGCAGGTACCGCTAACTACTTCAAGGAGCAAGGTCTAGACTCTGTCTTGGTCAATAAGCTGGGCGAAGATGATAGCAACGACATTCCAGCCTTAGTTCGCTCAGGCCTTGTCCAAGCTATTGTCAATACTGTTGGCACCAAACGAACGGCTGACGAAGACGGCCAAACCATTCGAAGCTCAGCCATCGAGGCAGGAATTCCCCTCTTTACAGCTCTAGATACGGCAGATGCCATGGTTAGAGTATTGGAAAGCAGAAGCTTCACGACTCAAGCGATTTAA